A single genomic interval of Cucumis sativus cultivar 9930 chromosome 7, Cucumber_9930_V3, whole genome shotgun sequence harbors:
- the LOC105436179 gene encoding uncharacterized protein LOC105436179, producing MAMAFQKWPQNPNFLFKKLFHLFTLTLLSLSLPISFLLFCRLVHSHYLHAFLPLSSPLPSILSADRLLLLALISFISISAFLDNLFGKSILPSKSSGLSAAWFVLCVLQIGMALGIGQELTIVIDESSLGLRGSLWCRLMFFLGLHTAMIHWSNVAVKPVVDDTVFGAPVEENWSEKIVMAVSFGGLWWWRLRDEAESPAMVTESMMELLMDPTMADFCSLALYYLIVAIGFVRILRSFVWFLKFLLRERKEENSSQFSQFKVIEVV from the coding sequence ATGGCTATGGCGTTTCAAAAATGGCCCCAAAATCCCAATTTTCTCTTCAAGAAGCTCTTTCATCTCTTCACTCTCACTCTCCTCTCACTCTCCCTTCcaatttctttccttctcttctgCCGACTCGTTCATTCTCACTATCTTCACGCTTTTCTCCCTCTTTCGAGCCCTCTTCCTTCCATCCTCTCCGCCGATCGACTTCTTCTATTAGCTCTCATTTCCTTTATTTCTATATCTGCTTTTCTCGATAACTTGTTCGGTAAATCGATTCTTCCCTCGAAATCTTCTGGTCTGAGTGCGGCTTGGTTCGTTCTATGTGTGTTACAGATCGGTATGGCCTTGGGGATCGGTCAGGAATTGACGATTGTAATTGATGAATCCAGTCTTGGGTTGCGGGGAAGTTTGTGGTGCCGGTTGATGTTCTTCCTAGGGCTGCATACGGCGATGATTCATTGGTCGAATGTGGCGGTGAAGCCGGTGGTTGACGATACCGTTTTCGGAGCACCGGTGGAGGAGAATTGGAGTGAAAAAATCGTCATGGCGGTGAGCTTTGGGGGATTATGGTGGTGGAGATTGAGAGATGAAGCTGAATCTCCGGCGATGGTTACGGAAAGCATGATGGAGCTTCTTATGGATCCAACTATGGCGGATTTCTGCAGTTTGGCTCTGTATTACCTTATCGTAGCGATCGGTTTCGTTAGGATTTTGAGAAGctttgtttggtttttgaagtttttgctTCGTGAAAGGAAGGAGGAAAATTCTTCCCAATTCTCCCAATTCAAAGTGATCGAAGTCGTCTGA